A stretch of DNA from Candidatus Deferrimicrobiaceae bacterium:
CCCCCGGAAGATTCCCTTGAGCATCGCCGTGACGGCGAAAAACGCCGCGGCGAACAGCACGACCGTCGCTCCCGTGGCGGTGTCCAGGTAGTACGAGGCGGCGATCCCGGAAAGGCCGGAGGCGACGGCGATGGCGACGGCCCCCCAGAATGCGGAAACGGCTCCGCGGGCGATGTTGCGGGCGGATGCGGCCGGGACG
This window harbors:
- a CDS encoding metal ABC transporter permease — translated: VPAASARNIARGAVSAFWGAVAIAVASGLSGIAASYYLDTATGATVVLFAAAFFAVTAMLKGIFRG